Below is a genomic region from Chloroflexota bacterium.
GTAGTGTAATTATACTACATATGTAGGAGGCCTGTCGTATGGAAGTGGAATGGCTGATAATTGCTGACGCTGCTCAGGTAGTCGGAGGCAAGCTTTATATCCTCGGAGGAGGTTACGACCGCGTAACATTGCCGACTGGCCCTCCTGCCCCACACAGCATGGCCATGGCTGTGGCCTTCAGAGTCCCTTGGAACGAGACGAACGTAAAGCATGACTTCGAGCTCGAAATTCTGGACGGCGACGGTCGAAAGATTTTCGGCGGCAACGGCCAGGTCGAAGTTGGCCGCGCTGCTGGAATACCTCCCGGACAGGAGCAGCGAACGCAATTGGCAATGAACATTGGATGGCGGATCGAGAAGCTTGGCTCCTATGAAGCGGTCGCTCGTATAAGGGATGCGGAACGAAGGTTCCCCTTCTACGTCGTCGCGAACAGAGGCTCTGCTGCATAGAGTAGAAGTTTGTAATTTGGCGACACGTACAACGGCTAAACAATCGGTACATGACGCAGCCGTCGGTGCAGGCAAAAGTAATTCCGATACATCCTTGTATATCGGCGGTAGGTCGTCCAACTTAAGGGAGTGGTCCAGGTAGGGAGCGTGGTCGCGAATGCAAGGAATGGGGGAGAATTCTTGCAGCCCGTTTCAGAGCGAATTGCTTCGCAGCGGCTGCCTAAGTGGTTCGAGTATATGCAGGTGGGCCTGAGTGCACGGTAGGTGGAACTATCTTTGAGATGTGGCTGGGCAGCCTGTGAAACCCCAGTCTCCATCGGGCCATTATGACAGGACGGCGTGGCCCCGGCAAACGCCGCAATACCTTCCTCGCGGAACCACTGTGCGCGGGATCTTCCCTTGAGCGCCTAAACGTTTCTCGTTGCCGGTCGCAACCTCAATATAGTAGCATGTGATCTGAAGATGAACGCTATTGAAGGGTCGTGACTGAGATATGACGACGCCGACACGCCGACCCCGAGAGGAGACGGCCCGTCTCGGGAAAGAGATTTACGAAAGGGACATCCGCCCCCTTGTTGAAGCTGACCATCATGGGGAGGTCCTGGCCATAGACGTGGACAGCGGAGACTATTCCACCGGCGACAACGTGATTGCTGCAACAGGCCGTTTGCGGGAGAAGCGCCCGAACGCTATCAATGTCTTGTGCGAGCGGGTTGGATACCGGGCGCTGTACAACTTCGGAGGTGGACGCTTGCGGAGGGACGAGTGATCGAAGGCGCGGTGAACGCCAACTATGAGCCGGTCATTTCGCTTCCCGTGCAAGGCCCGGCGGGACAGACCCTGGAAATAGATGCCGTGGTGGATACCGGATTCAACGGGTTTCTTACCTTGCCTACGGCATTGGTAGGGGAACTGTCGCTACCGTTCGCCAGCATCGGCCGGGCGGTTCTGGCCAACGGCAGCGAGGTAGCTTTCGATGTTTACGAGGTCACCGTGCTCTGGGACGGTCAGCCGAGAAATATCGAGGCTGCGGTGACCGATGCCGTATCGCTGGTAGGTATGCTATTGCTCGACAGGCACAACTTGAACATCGAAGTCACCGACGGAGGACGCGTGGTCATACTACCGACGGAGTGATTTCAGCCCGGGCCGCAACCCCAACGAAAATAGAGGGCAGAACACCGTTCAAAGAGATATTCGGCCAGCGATAGCCAACGAGAGGACTGACCACAGCGGGAAACCGCATACTTCCCTGCTCAACAAGACTGCACCTTACGCTCTAGAGCCCGCTGTCCCACCTGTGGCGCATTTAGCGCTACGGGTCGAAGTTTGAGTTACACTTTCCTCCCCTCGACCGGACGCTACTTCCCGGAAATTATCCAACCTGTTAGACCCAACCCGCCATCACTGCAACGGGCACATCTGTAAAGTGACGGATTTTGTCGCATCGGTCGTTAACAGATGGGGGATTCCCCACCCAGCGTTTGCTTTGTAGACAAGACCCTCTACGAGGTAAGACCACAAGACCCCCATGCCACATTCGCCGGGGCCAGGAATCCAACAAGGAGCACAAATAGCTTGACCGATACCTTCCTTTTGGGAGCAGGTTTCTCAAAAGCAGTCTCGAACCAGATGCCAACAATGAAGGAGCTATACAACCTTCTCGAAGGGCTGATCGGTCAAGCAGACGGGTTCAACCGCGAAGTGTACGAGTACGCATCCGGGAACGCCGAAACATTGCTCTCCTACTACGCAATACCAGGCCCGCACGACGATCCTGTTGAGGCACTCCGTAAACGCAGAGTCACTGCTTTAATCGAGATAGGCATAGGAGAAACAATCAGGAATAAGGAAACAAGAGCAGAGCTTTCCGGGCTGAACCCCAGCGCCAACATACTCCTGGAGAAGTGGCACCAAGATCGCAGCCATATCCTGACGACAAACTACGACACGCTCGTCGAACGAATCGCTTCGCAACACGATCTTTTCTACACAGACTTGTTTCCTGTTCCAATCACAAACGCCACAGTCCGCGACGGCGGAGCCATTTTAGGTTCGGAGTACCCCGACACCTTTACCCTATACAAACTCCACGGTTCAACGGCCTGGTACAAGTCGCAGAACGAGTCAACTTCCGACTCCATCTACGGCCTACCCCACAACCTGGTCGGAGATCCCAAATACCAAAAATTCGTTGCCGACAAACGCCGCTTCATCGTCCCCCCGGTACTCGACAAATCATCTTTGCTAAACCACGAAACTATCCGCAACTTATGGTCCCAAGCCAAACAAAAAGCCTTGATCCAGGCAGACAATATCTACGTCATCGGATATTCTCTGCCCGAAACAGACATTGCAATGCGAACATTATTATGGGAAGGTACCCGAACCCGCTATTATCCGAACTCCCCAACCCCAACGAAATCGCTATACGTGGTTGACATCGACAACCAAGTCGCCCGGCGGTTCAAGAACATTCTAGGCGCTTACTACCACGTATACGACCGATTCACAGGCTCCCACGACATGTTTGACAAATTCGTAGCTGAGTACGTCGGACAGTAAGTTAAACAGCCATCCACGGAGAACACATTCAAATTCGCTGTAAGGTTCCTCCCAATCGGCACCGCCGACTAGCACCCCGCACTCCGTGGCCTCAGCTCCACCGGCTCCCCGACCAGCGTCACCCGGCGTTGGGCGTAGCCGATGCTCAGGTTCCCCATGGCATATGGAGCCGACGGCTCGTCTGGGAAGTGTTTATCTCTCGAACACGAGGGCACGTCCATCGTCGCTCTCTATGGTCAACCGTGACTCAATTGAAGAGTAACGCTGTGCGCCAATCAGGATGTCCTTCATCGCTGTAAACGGCGGAGCGATAATGTGACTGTCTCATAAGTCGGCGTAATCGTCGGGGTGTAGAATGTCGGGAGACTTGGGATTGGGAGGATAGCAGATGCCGCTTCGAGAGATGAGCCGGGATCAGGCTTGGTTGTTACCGCCTACACTCGACGAATTAGTCCCTCCAGATCATCCGGCACGGTTCGTAGCCGAGTTCGTGGACGCGCTGAACCGCGACGACTGGACAGAGTTGGGTGTGCAGCCGGACGGAGAACCACTGGGAGCGCCGGCCTACCATCCCCGTGCGTTGCTGAGCGTTTGGCTCTACGGATTCATGACCGGCGTGCGCTCCTGCCGGAAACTGGAGACAGCCTGCCAGGATCAGATACCTTACCTTTGGTTGACCAGATGGTGTCAAGGGCGGTGCAAAAACATGCCACCGGGGTGTCGCTGCGGAGGGAAAATGTCCGCTTAAATGCGAAGCGAAAATGTCAGTGTCAATTGTTCAAGGATTATGTCCTCTTCAGCGAGGGCAGGCTTGGGATCTCGGACCGGCTTAAGGGTGATGTCGAGGCTATCGTGCTGCTCTGTCTGAGACGGTAGCTGTCGCCGTTCATCTCGATGATGTGAACGTGGTGAGTGAGCCTGTCCAGCAGAGCGCCGGTCAGGCAATGAAGGATCTGCCGGGTATGGAGCGTCCCAACCGATACAAGCGCCCCGCGCGCATCAACCTGACCGACAGCGATGCAAGGTTGATGAGGACTCGTCAGGGCATTGTGCCAAGCTACAACGCCCAGGCAATGGTATCGCCTGTCGCCACCGATGAGGGAGTAACTGGGATGTTGGTCACCACCACGTCCGTGGCGGTGACCAACCATTCATTGGCGCTGGAGTAGAGGCTGAAACAACTAGTCCTGCCGGGTATCACGAATGGACCATCAACGCCACAGATAAGCAGAACTCGGCTTTTTTGACAGGTCGATCATCGCGCCCTTGACAGCGTACCCGGCTTGACACCCGGGTGAACATCATCTGAGCATCTTATAGAACGCTTTCACTCGTCTGGGCAAACCGATCAGGTTATAGTTCCACTCAAGGCCTGCCTACTCCGAAAACCCTAATGTTTAGACCGCATATCCGCCAAGCGCAGCCCTTTCTGAGACAGACACATTATGCCGCCGCCGTTCATACCGGTGATCAACTGCGACCATCTCTAACGCTTGGATAACCAATCTAAGGTCGTGTCATTCAGGTGGGAGACAGACGCTTGTTTGTCGTCCGATAGTTGTCAAATTTTATGACCCGCCCCTATTAATTACATCTGATAAAGATGTTCGACAGTGCAGTGATCAGTTTCCACCAACTTCAACCATCGTTGGTCAAATGGGTCGCTCTCCGTATCGCTCTTAACATTGTCCTGAGTAGCGAAAAGTACATATGAGGCGTGACACTCATGCACAGAGCTGCTGTATCTGATTCCGTCAATTCGAGAGTCGCCGGCATCGAACCGAGAACGCAAATACTCCGTAACGACCTGCGTCGGAATATATTCGACGTGTTCACTTCCGTCACGCATGATTGGCCGTGAGATCTCTTCGGCGACGTGGTGAAGGAATGTCAGGGCAGTTCTAGATGAAATTTCAGAACTCTCTGGAAATTCTTCGAATAGACTGGGAATCGGCGGAATATCGGATAAGTCAAGGATGATTACAGAGCGACCTGTCTCGAATTTACCCACAGCATAGCTCCCAACTTTATCCGCTATCTCTCTAAGAGCCGTCTCTTGAGTTTCGCCCCCATAGAACATTACGATGCCGGCAGGGCTCATTCTATTCGATTGAATAGCCAGTTCTTGCGGAGGAGGTCCTAATTCACCGGGCGTCTCGAAACATTCATCCTCTTCTTCGTATCTTGCCCTATAGATTATTCTGCCCGGTTCGAGGGTCTTGAATAATTCGACCTGTTCGGCATAGGCGAGAATCTTTCTCAATGTTTCGGCGGGAAAATCCAGACCAGGTTCGTCGGTATCGTAGTCAGAAAAGAAATATCTACGACGGTGCATAGTAACTTCGCAGAAGTTGTGCCAGTTGTCATCAACCTGCTCACGTTCGTTACCAAGGATACCTGCCTTGTCACACCAGGAGTTGTCGTCAATACGGCTGATTAGTTCTCTGCTTAATTGATAGCTTGGGAAGTCATTTGGCAAGTCCAAACACAGTTCGTCAAATAACAAATCCCATTTGTCCCAGGTTCTCCATAAGTATCCCCCCTCCCTCGATATCCAGGGAACCTGATTTGCTGCCTCATCATATTCCAAATAAAGACAGTTATTGATGTGCTCCGCAACTTCGCCAATCGACGCTGCTATTGGAATTTGCCCGGCATTTAAGCAGAACTGGCACGTATTGGCAGAGGCCTTCGACTCTATAAATGACTTAATGCCTGGATCGGTGAAGCAGTCGCCACACACGTACTTGTCTGGCCCCTGCCGGCCCCATATTAATTCAGCTACTTTGCCCATCGGAGCAGCAACTGGGACATCGTCTGCCGCACCGCAAAAGGAACATTCCTTTGCAGTGACGTTCTCCTTAATATAGGCAGCTATTTCGGCATCAAATCGATAGCAGTTTGAGCACACGTATTCGTCGGATGGCATCTCTGTCCTACAAAGCATATCTTGCGATCAGTCACATTCGGACTCTGCAAGTGTCATTTTAGATGCCACAGATCAGTCTTGTCCAAATTGAGAATTGCACAACAGACCAAGTACCCTAGGAAACATGCCGAACACATGGTCTGTCGCTTGACAATTAAGCAAGGCATGCGCGGATTCATACCAATCTTCACTCTTTAGCTAAAGTAGGATGTTGATGGAAAATTGGTGCAGAGTACGAAATCTCCGGGCCGATTCCATACAATCGATTTTAGCAGGACTCGCCGCCTCATTCTTCTCCGTGGAGGAGGCCGCTTCAAGAGAACTCAAAGGCAACGAAATTCTAGTCATTGAGTCTAACTTGCCATAATCCTTCAAGAATCGAAGATGCGTGGGACATCGCTCCGAGCATTAAGTCATTCATCGAATCCAGCGTCGAATGAGTCTGGGAAATCGGGAGTGTCCTCCAAGAAGTTCATTGTGAAGAACTCTGCGAAGTTCATTGTGAAGAACTCTGCGGTGGAGACCGGATCTCGGTACATTTTCTTTCCACGTTTCTGTGTTGTTGCTCAGCGATTCCGTCCGTGAGAATCGCCGGCGCATTTTCGGGCTGTGGTTGTCGTGTCCGGAGGGTCATATTGGCTACTTCCTAGTTGCGGTATAAGTGCCCTTGTACGGCGCACATCAACCGCACCAAACAGGGAGGTGGGGAGAAAATGACGACACCTATTGTGATGACTGAAGAGACATACGACACTCGTGAAAGCGGATTTACGGGAGAGCATACCGACAACGCAGCTACCGTCAGCAAGCGCAATGGCGTCGAACCGGACGGGCTGCTTACCCCGGCGCTTGAGGCAGTCACTCATGAGGGAAACGACCGCCTGACCGAGGACGACCGGGCGCACCTGGCATCCGTGCTGGGACACGAGGTGTCCGAGAACACCAGGAAGAACTACGACTCCCAGTGGCGTCGCTTCACAGGATGGGCGCGTGAGAGGGACATAAGTACGCTGCCCGCCGATCCGCTGCAGGTCGCGGCATACCTCGCGGAGCGAATGGAGAAGCACGGGCATAAGCCCGCCACGCTACAAACCGCAGCGGCGGCTATCGGGTTCGTTCACAGGGCCGGGGGACTGCCGGACCCGTGCGAAAGTGCGGAGGTGAGAAACAATCTCAGAAGCGCGCGCAGGAAGGCCGGAATGGAGCAGAGACAGGCTGAAGGACTGACCGACGAGGCGCTGGACGCGATAGTCGCCACGGCATGCCTTCCGCGGCGCTGGCGAGGTGGAAGGACAGAGAGTCCTGAGGCTGCAGAGCGCAGGGGTACGCTGGACATTTGCGATAGTGCGAGTGATGAGGGACGCCCTGCTGCGCGTGTCCGAGGCTGCCGAGCTTATTTGGGGAGATATCGAGGAAGAGGAGGATGGCACGGGACGGCTGCTGATAAGGCGCTTGAAGACAGACCCGGAAGGTGAGGGCGCCGTGGCGTTTCTTTCAGTGCCCACGATGGATAGCCTGAAGGCGATACGCGCCAGAGGGCCGGACGATTGCAGGGTCTTCGGGCTGAGCGCGGGTTGTATAAGCAGGCGCATCAGGCAGGCTGCGTATGCTGCGGGACTGGGCGAGGGATTCAGCGGACACTCGCCGCGTGTGGGTATGGCGCGAGACCTGGCGCGTACCGGGACTGCGCTTACGCGGCTGATGACGGCGGGACGCTGGCGCTCACCCAGGATGCCCGCGCTATACACTCGCAACGAGACGGTCGCTCGCGGAGCTGTGGCGCACTACTACGGCAGTCGGAGTGCGCGCGGGGCGTCGTCGAAGGTGGCGACCATGGCGACCGAAGAACGCGCTGGAGACGACCTGCGCGAGGCCGACGAAGATGAGGCCGATGCGTGTTCAATGTATAATACTGCCTGTGATATTGATGCGGGGATATATAAAAGTTGTCATTCCTCGGGAGGATATGTTAGAATGCCCGAACCGCAAAATAAGGTGAATCGGGTGCCGCCTGCTGTTGATGTACGCCGTATAAGGGCACTTATAGCCCAGGTCCTTCAGGGTGCCCTGGAAGAGTTTTTCTTGCTCCCTGACTCGCTTCCATTTCCCACCGTAAATGGCATTCCTAGTTTATCGCCTGTACCTCTTACTTAAACCTACCTTTATATCAGTACATCCAGCATAGCAAACTTCGACGTGTGCCGTCTAACGCCGGAACTGCCATTTTCCCTCTCGGCGCCGCAGGCTTGCCTTTGCCCGCCAACTCTTGCATAAAGCGCGCTGCTACCTGCTTCCGGCAGATCGGCGCAAATGAATGGCAAGAGGGGGGCTGATAAGCCATATGCTCCATAAGCGCGAGAATGTCGGCAAGAGGGCTGAACTGATGGGCAGCACGAAGTCGGAGGGCGAGCTGGCGCTCAACGCCGTGTTGCAGAGCATCACGGACGCGATGCGCGAAGGAGACAGAGTAGTGCTGACTGGCTTCGGCACCTTCGAG
It encodes:
- a CDS encoding tyrosine-type recombinase/integrase, whose amino-acid sequence is MRVMRDALLRVSEAAELIWGDIEEEEDGTGRLLIRRLKTDPEGEGAVAFLSVPTMDSLKAIRARGPDDCRVFGLSAGCISRRIRQAAYAAGLGEGFSGHSPRVGMARDLARTGTALTRLMTAGRWRSPRMPALYTRNETVARGAVAHYYGSRSARGASSKVATMATEERAGDDLREADEDEADACSMYNTACDIDAGIYKSCHSSGGYVRMPEPQNKVNRVPPAVDVRRIRALIAQVLQGALEEFFLLPDSLPFPTVNGIPSLSPVPLT
- a CDS encoding HU family DNA-binding protein, which codes for MARGGLISHMLHKRENVGKRAELMGSTKSEGELALNAVLQSITDAMREGDRVVLTGFGTFETREVGTRKVRPVRGANRGEPIEVPAHRAVRFRAGGMLRQVTRE
- a CDS encoding clan AA aspartic protease; this encodes MRAGWIPGAVQLRRWTLAEGRVIEGAVNANYEPVISLPVQGPAGQTLEIDAVVDTGFNGFLTLPTALVGELSLPFASIGRAVLANGSEVAFDVYEVTVLWDGQPRNIEAAVTDAVSLVGMLLLDRHNLNIEVTDGGRVVILPTE
- a CDS encoding RES family NAD+ phosphorylase, with translation MLCRTEMPSDEYVCSNCYRFDAEIAAYIKENVTAKECSFCGAADDVPVAAPMGKVAELIWGRQGPDKYVCGDCFTDPGIKSFIESKASANTCQFCLNAGQIPIAASIGEVAEHINNCLYLEYDEAANQVPWISREGGYLWRTWDKWDLLFDELCLDLPNDFPSYQLSRELISRIDDNSWCDKAGILGNEREQVDDNWHNFCEVTMHRRRYFFSDYDTDEPGLDFPAETLRKILAYAEQVELFKTLEPGRIIYRARYEEEDECFETPGELGPPPQELAIQSNRMSPAGIVMFYGGETQETALREIADKVGSYAVGKFETGRSVIILDLSDIPPIPSLFEEFPESSEISSRTALTFLHHVAEEISRPIMRDGSEHVEYIPTQVVTEYLRSRFDAGDSRIDGIRYSSSVHECHASYVLFATQDNVKSDTESDPFDQRWLKLVETDHCTVEHLYQM